TGAAATCACCGAGCAAAACGTGAATTCCCTGCTCCATACTTCCCCTTAATATGCCGACCTCAAGGCATCAAAAAGCCTTGCACAGCCATTTCGTTTCCAAACCGACACACTCTGCCCTCCCTACCCCATATTCATGAATAAAAAGCGATACAAGGCCGTCTGAAAAAATGTTTTTGGCACAAAATTATCGTTCACTCCGTCATCTCGGCTTTTTAACACCGTATTTTCCCTTTGATTGATAAAAAGTATTACGCATATTATTGGGCAAACTTTTTATTTACGTTAAAATGTGCTTTTTTTTGATAATAAGGCCGTCTGAAAAAGACGGAAACTAATTATGGCTGAACAACATACACACGCTTCCACCTGGAAGAGCAAAATCAATGCTCTCGGCCCGGGTATCATGATGGCTTCGGCGGCAGTCGGCGGCTCGCACCTGATTGCCTCCACGCAGGCAGGCGCACTTTACGGCTGGCAGCTTGCGTTGATTATTATTCTGACCAACCTGTTCAAATACCCATTTTTCCGCTTCAGCGCACATTACACGCTGGACACGGGCAAAAGCCTGATTGAGGGCTATGCCGAAAAAAGCCGCGTTTATTTGTGGGTATTTTTGATTTTATGTATTGCATCAGCAACGATTAATGCCGGTGCAGTCGCCATCGTTACCGCCGCCATCGTCAAAATGGCGATCCCGTCGCTGACTTTCGATGCCGGCATGGTGTCCGTCATGATTATGGTTTCCTGCCTGCTGATTTTGGCAAGCGGCCGCTATAAAGCATTGGACAACGTTTCCAAAATCATCATCGTCAGCCTGACGATCGCCACCGTCGCCGCGGCAGCCGTGGCCATGTCTCGCGGCATGCAGATGAAACCCGACTTTATCGAGCCTACCCCGTGGACACTGGCAGGCTTGGGCTTCCTCATCGCGCTGATGGGCTGGATGCCTGCGCCGATTGAAATTTCCGCCATCAACTCTTTGTGGGTTACCGAAAAACAACGCATCAACCCTTCCAGCTACCGCGACGGTATTTTCGACTTCAACGTCGGCTACATTACCAGCGCGATTTTGGCAGTCGTCTTCCTCGCCTTGGGTGCATATGTCCAATACGGCAACGGCGAAGAAGTGCAAATGGCGGGCGGCAAATATGTCGGCCAACTGATTAATATGTACGCTGTGACCATCGGCGACTGGTCTCGTCCATTAGTGGCATTTATTGCTTTCGCCTGCATGTACGGCACCACCATTACCGTAGTGGACGGCTACGCGCGCGCGATTGCCGAACCGGTACGCCTGCTGCGCGGCAAAGACAAAACCGGCAACGTCGAACTGTTCGCTTGGAACATTTGGGTCGCAGGCTCAGGCTTGGCAGTGATTTTCTGGTTCAACAGCGCAATGGCTGAGTTGCTCAAATTCGCCATGATCACCGCCTTCGTTGCCGCCCCTGTGTTCGCTTGGCTGAACTACCGCCTCGTCAAAGGCGACAAACGCCACAAACTGACCATGGGCATGAATTTCCTCGCCATTATCGGTTTGATTTATTTGACCGGCTTTACCGTTTTGTTCCTGCTGAACCAAACAGGCATCTTGGCTGCTCCTAAATAAGCCCATATGAAAAAGGCCGTCTGAAACTCAAAAACAAGTTTCAGACGGCCTTTCCAATCAATCATATCTTGTTGAATTTTCATTCAAACCCATTATAATGACTCCTTATTTCGCCGTTGCAGACCACTCGACGGCATCCGTATTTTGGAAAATTTATGAAGCCGTCTATCTTAGAAAAACTACAACAACTCAGCGACCGACTGGAAGAAGTCACGCACCTGCTCGGTCAGCCTGAAGCCACGTCCGACATGGACAACTACCGCAAACTCACACGCGAACACGCCGAACTGACCCCCGTCGTCGAAGTCTTCCAAAACTATCAGCTGGCGCAAAGCGACTTGGCAGATGCCGAAGAAATGCTGTCCGACCCTGAAATGA
This region of Neisseria subflava genomic DNA includes:
- a CDS encoding Nramp family divalent metal transporter produces the protein MAEQHTHASTWKSKINALGPGIMMASAAVGGSHLIASTQAGALYGWQLALIIILTNLFKYPFFRFSAHYTLDTGKSLIEGYAEKSRVYLWVFLILCIASATINAGAVAIVTAAIVKMAIPSLTFDAGMVSVMIMVSCLLILASGRYKALDNVSKIIIVSLTIATVAAAAVAMSRGMQMKPDFIEPTPWTLAGLGFLIALMGWMPAPIEISAINSLWVTEKQRINPSSYRDGIFDFNVGYITSAILAVVFLALGAYVQYGNGEEVQMAGGKYVGQLINMYAVTIGDWSRPLVAFIAFACMYGTTITVVDGYARAIAEPVRLLRGKDKTGNVELFAWNIWVAGSGLAVIFWFNSAMAELLKFAMITAFVAAPVFAWLNYRLVKGDKRHKLTMGMNFLAIIGLIYLTGFTVLFLLNQTGILAAPK